aaaaaaaaaaaggagacACACTTCACAGAATAAGTGGTGCCAAAAATAGAATGAAAAAAATGTGTGACACCTGAGGGATTCGAACCCTCGCCTATTACTAGACCGCGAATAGGGACAACCGGATGATACCGGTGGAACACCTGAACACGGCGCCTTAGACCACTCGGCCAAAGTGCCTCGGTTGATTGATTGTGACAGTTGGAggcttatttatatatatatagccaTAACATAGGACGCCCTTTATTGCGAGCAATTCAATCGCTCCATCGATCTCTGACTTGATGATAATTTTTCTCCGACAAAAGGCAGCAACCCATCAGCTGTCCATCCTCACACCTTTTACCGTACCCATTTTACCCGCACATACTTCGCAATCCAGATTCTATTTCTCATTTTGCCAGCCCCCCACATGACAATCTGTGCAAGACCGGCTTTTGGCCTTGCCCTTACTGGTGCCGACTAACGAATTCACGATGGTGTTTTACCCTAGGGGCATTAGAAGCACTCTTGTCAACAACTCTTTTGGCTTGTTTCTTCGCCATTGGCCTACCTGGATTCTGCCGGTTGTCGTCACACTACCTGATATCTGAGTGGTGGCATTGCAATCTACAAGCAAAAAAATCGTCACGCCGCCGCACAGTTTTGACTTGGGCGGAAACCAAATGGTTGACGACGTTCAAGCACATGGCCACCGATTTCCGTCATATCCTGCATTCATCCCGTGTTCAAGGTGCCTCACCGGCAACAtaccatcttggccatggtcccTGTTAGACCCTACCTACATCCTATGGTGAATATATTCTTCATTGCGCCGATGAAAGGGCAGTTCACAACGATTGCTCAAGGCGCTACCAGGTCGCCGAATCAATACAATATGCCAAGGCCTAAAGGCAACAAACACCACCCAGTCAATCAAATACATCCATGCAATAACGTTCCTTCCGGATTCTCTCGAAATGCCCAACCGCCTCTTCTTCAGTCACCGGCTCCCCGGCCTTCTCGTACTCCTCCGTGACAATCTTGACCAGCACGCCCTTGACCCCCTCCGCCATCTTCCCAGAGCCACAGACGTAGAACCTGGCTCCCTTCTCCCACATATTCGTGATTGACCCCCGTTCATGCCAGATGCGGTCTTGAACATATGGGCACCCGCACGACGCTTCCTTGTCTCCGCTGTATGCTCGGAAGATCTTCACAACCCCGGATTTCTCCCAAGCATCAAATTCGTCTCGGTACAAATCGTCTGACAAAGGGTTGCGACATCCGTAGAATAGGATAGCCGGGGCGAGATTTCTGCCGCTTCCCTGAAGAGTAGCACGTTCTTGGATAAACGCTCGGAACGGTGCAAGTCCCGTGCCTGCGCCGATGCACACTATCGGCGTTTCTTCCTGGTTCTCCGGTAGATGGAAGCCTGACTGGGCTGGCCGCACTGATATCTGTATCTTCTCACCCGGTTCCAGGGAGGAGAGGTATGAAGACGCCACGCCGATGAAGCGTCCCGTGCCGGACACGGCCGACTCATTGACAACGCCGTACGTCAGACTGACCTTTGTGGGGTCGAAGAGCGACGAAGACGAAACCGAACTTGTCGAGAGTTAGCATTTACCAGCTTGGAAACCTGTACAGGATGCACGGAAACTCACTACTGTCGTAGTCGCATGGGgggcaacatttgaaggaACTCATGGAACGGCACACACAAGGCAGGAAACTTTTCCAGCACGTCCAGCACGGAAAGCTGCCCTGCTTTGACTACCGTGTCGAATTCCTCACCGACCAGCCTTTTCAATTGCGGAATCTCATCGCTTTCTTTGTTCATCTCGCACAGGTGGGCGAGGTCCTAGACAAGTCAGGTACTTTTTCCCACATCATTCTACAGTGGAAATGGGCTACTTACTCGTTTCGTAGCAATCTGGCCAAGTTCAACGTACGAACTCAGAATTTCCGCCACCGGAAGACTCATACCGGTAGGAAGCGTCGTTGGCGAAGAGGACGAGATGGTAACGTAGGCATCTCGTGGAAAATGAAAGCGCCGCAGGGCTCGCGACACGCTCTCCTTGGGGTTGTGCGGCAGGACCGCCAAGTAATCACCCGCTGAATACGGCATATTGGCCGGCAGTCGCAATTCAATGTGTCGCTTctcctggctgccgccgctttGGTCGACGAGCCGACGTGCCGCGACAACAGTAGCCTCTTCGACGCTCTGATGCAAGACGGATGCTCTTGGCGTCGAGAAACTGAGCGCCAGCCCGGGGGCGGAGCTGGTGGCGGCATCGCTCGGACGAGCGAAGCGTTCCAGGATAGAGGGCCAGAGAACGTCATCCTCCCAAGCTTCAAAGTCGGAAAACATGTCCCTGTCTTTGGCGTCGGTGGAGTGCAACGGACCAAGTCTCGAAGCGCCGAGCGTTTCTAGAGTCGAGTCGATGAGCTTTGGGACTTTCTGGAACGTATGAACCCAGTCCGAGTGACCTTTTTTGCGGGAGTTAGCATCGGCGTTTTTGGGGCGCTGACATTCAAAGCGGTAGTCACATACCACATCCGTACACTGCGTACGAGACATGTTTCATCGCACCGGGTTCCAGAGTCTGGATCCAGTGGGTGAAATGGGCCGCGTTGTGCGGAGGTTCGCCTTCGTACGACGATGTTATGATGATTACGGGAGTGTTCTTGGGCATGGACCCTCGAATGGTATCCAGGGCATCGACGGATGACTTGTAgcccttggcggcggccgaaCTCGCCAGCCGCTGCGCCATGAACTGGCACGTCCCGGCATTCGACCCATACAATATGACCAGCTTCGGGGCGGACTCCCCGTCGACGTGGCCTGTCGAAGTCGACGCTACAGAGTGTCTTGATTTGTGCCCAGCAGGAACGCCCGGCGATGGCGTTGGAGCTTCGCCGGCAAAGGCGCTGGCCAGCCGTGTCTCGAGCCGCGAGGGCGTCAGTCTGTCCCGAAGGATAGCCCGAACCATGAACTTCTTGGGCTTGATGGTCAATGTCTCCTGTATCTGCAGCCGGTACGAAGGATCGTCCATGACAAAGTTGAAGTTCTGGATGAGCACAgccagcgccagcgtcgTCTCCTGCCACGCGAACGGCCGGCCGATGCAGCTGCGCATGCCTGTGCCAAAGGGGCTCCACGCATGCGGATAGTCCTTCATGAGGCGGTCGAACTTGTCGTCTGCCATTCTCTCGGGGTTGAATTCCCTGACGTCGGAGCCGTAGGCGGCGCGGTCGAAGTGGGATTTGGACAGCAGGCATATGATCTGCTCGCCTGCCTTGACGGCGTACTTGCCGCCAATCAcctcgtccttgatggcctcgcgGGCAAAGGCTGGAATGGGCGAACTGTGGCGGAGCGTCTCTCGGAGAACCTAATAACAGCAAAAGTTAGCAAAACACCTCGTGGGCTGCGTGGCCGAGAGCACCCGCGTACTGCAGAGAGGTACCTGAGCTTGGCGACGTGATCGATCAAGACGGGTCCCGTGCCAACCACGGCGTCGACTTCTTGCTGAAGCTTGTGGTATACGTCCGGCCGCGAGAGGATCTGGTACATGGCAAACGACAAGGTGGCGGCGGTCGTCTCATGGCCCGCAATGAGAAAAGTGATGAGATTGTCGATGATACTCTCGTCCGTCATTTTGCGGCCCGTCTTCAGATCCACCCCGTTGAGCATCTTGCTCAAGAGGTCACTTCTGTCCGTGGATGCAGCATCCGCGCCGTCCTCCCTCCTGGATTCCAGCACCTCGAGCGCGGTCGAGCGCAGGAGCGCAATGTTTTCCCGGTACTTTTCCTCCTTGCGCGGGTAAAACATGGGCGGCAGGATGCGGAGGGATTTCGCGCCGGCCTCCTTGAGAACGGCATACATGGCGGCGATGAATGGGTGCAGGCCGTCCCGGTAATACGAGTTGAACCGGAACCCCATGGAGCAGAGGGCCACCGTGTCGAGAGTCAGCCGGGTAAAGtcctcgccgacgtcgatgGGCTGCGACGGGCCCTGGCGAGCCCATTTGAGGGCGAGCTGGGTGGCAATCTCGTGCATCTCGTCAAACATGCCTCTGATGGACATGGGGCCGAAGGCGGACATGAGAACTCGGTGAGCGATCCCCCAGTTCTCCTCTTCTACCCCCCGCGACTGGGCATGTTAGCTCCTGTCCCTCGCTGCGTCGTTGGGGAAACGTACGGTAAAGAGCCCGTCGTGGACCACCTTTCTCAGTTGCTGTCATACTACTGATAAGTTCACTGGCCTGGGCATGAAACGGTTGGCATGGCGGCATGTACCTCAAGGTCTCCCTCGATAGACTTCTTGAATCTCTTGTCGTCGCAGACTTCGTGTACCAACTCGTAAGACGAGACTACTACGAGTGTGTGTTTTCCGAATTTTAATTTGTAAATCTGGCCTGTCCCTACTCAGTATGCGCACAACGAAGCCTCTCAGCGACCAAAACGTACCGTATCTGTCGGAGAGTCTGATGAAGGATTGGAGCGGATGGTCAATGTCCACGTCCGTGACATTTCCTAATATAGGCAATCCCGATGGCCCGGGTATGGGAACAGTGTCAACCGCCATGTCTAGTCTTTTTTCGTCTTGTCGATATCGACAGTCATGAAGTCTTTGCAAACGGTGCACCTATCGAGGCCGACGCCCTTTTATACGCTGTCAAGcgcggcagcggcgaaaACGCGGGCCCGCGAAACCTCCGCCTTGCGCCTCGCTGCAGCAACCATCTCACCATTCAGCCCTGCCACGGCCTGGCAATGCGAGGTTGTATTTTCACGGCTTACATGCGCATCGTTGGTGCTTATTGGCCGCGCAGGCCGTTTCTGCAGGCCATTGCTGGAGTTCCAATGGATGGATCCCGCGGTGTCCGGCGATCCCGTCGCCGTACCGTGGTACCGCTGCGCGTAGCATGACGTGGCCATGCAGTGAGCGACAATGCCAGGTCTGGATGACGGACGATGGAACAAGTCGTTGGCGTCAGATGCCACGTTGAAATGTCGCGTTTCGTGCGCAAGCAGCCACGAGTTGGTCTACAATCTTCATCTACACAGTCCGCCATGCGCCTGCCCCTGCAAAGTTTAGCAAAGCTGCGAATTTCCACATGGATTCAGCTGCGTGACATACATTTGCCCATTGCCGGCTTGGTGTTTCCCCTCTTCCAGAGCAAAAAGAAGCTTGCCAATTCCAGCCGTGTCGAGATGCGTGTAAAGATAGAGCCGAAGCAGCGTCCGATGCATATGTGGCAAAAGCCGCAAGGCCTGCGCTGTTGCGGGCCGTCCCGGGCGTTTGATGGGCGCAGGGGGATCAATGATTGCTCATGGAGGCTTTGAGGCAAATCACGTGGAGGGAACTCTAATTCCAGGAGACAATTTCTGATCGCCAATTGACCCCCAGGCTGAAACCTGGGTGAGGTATTGACAGCAGGTGGTGAATTGGTGGCAAGGGCATCTCCTCGTATATAGACTCtagatgccgccgccaccaaatgGCCGAGCTACCCCTATATGTTTCAATTGCTTGGGGGGGTGTTTGTAGGATGTTGAAGGCTAATATGCAGCCTCACCAGGACACCAGGACACATACTAAGATTCCCAGTAATGTGGTAAAGTTATGAGCCACGAACGCAAAACTAAACCGCCCAGTAAAACGATGCCAACAAATCCAGGGAATTCCAACTGTGCAGATGTGGCTTCGTTGGGCCGCAACGTCTTGAATCAGGGAGTTGGTTTGACGCAAACAAATGCGCTCTTGTACGCCCTCTCCTGTCAGCTTAGATGCGGCGCAGAAACGCCTATTGGTGGATGGAAGGTCTTGTTCGAGTGCCGAACTGCAATACAGATTGCTGTCCAGCAACGAAAGGCTATCATTGATAGTTAGAAGACACCAACCCACGCAAATACCTAACAAGGCAgtatagtatataaatactacCTAGCGTATCGGAATGCTACTCGAATCTCAGCTCGTCCCACCTGAAGCCTTGGCTTCACCAACGTTGCATTCGATATGGAACCGAGTTCAACTAATATAGCGTGACCGTCAACCCTGGCCACGCCATTACCGCTGACTGTTCTCGAACACGGCCAGGCTTCTTGCCGGGCATCATAGCTAGCGAGCCGGATAGTCATCGGTTTGGTGAGCAACATTCTGCTTGGCGTCCAATTTCAGGTAGACAGTTTCGTGCTTTTACAGTTGGGCGAGTGGGAAGGATGTGCGTATCCTTCGCAACGCTCAACCACAGATTTCGGCATTACGGCTTCCGACGGGCACCATTGCTGCGGTACCTTTGCCGACTGGGGGTCGTTCAACATTGCCTAAAAATGACCAAGCTCCAAAGAGTTGTCTGCGAACTATGTTCGGGAGGCCGCTGGTCCGGGGCCAACTGCTGGCATCAACTATCCATTTTGCCCATTAAGGTTGTGGATGCCAAGGGTCAAGGCGTCCCTACAATCGAAACCCAACAATGTAGCTGCCGAGCAGGGCTGTGTGCGATATGCTCATCCGATGTAGAAGGCTCATAC
The DNA window shown above is from Metarhizium brunneum chromosome 1, complete sequence and carries:
- the CYP505_1 gene encoding Bifunctional cytochrome P450/NADPH--P450 reductase is translated as MAVDTVPIPGPSGLPILGNVTDVDIDHPLQSFIRLSDRYGQIYKLKFGKHTLVVVSSYELVHEVCDDKRFKKSIEGDLEQLRKVVHDGLFTSRGVEEENWGIAHRVLMSAFGPMSIRGMFDEMHEIATQLALKWARQGPSQPIDVGEDFTRLTLDTVALCSMGFRFNSYYRDGLHPFIAAMYAVLKEAGAKSLRILPPMFYPRKEEKYRENIALLRSTALEVLESRREDGADAASTDRSDLLSKMLNGVDLKTGRKMTDESIIDNLITFLIAGHETTAATLSFAMYQILSRPDVYHKLQQEVDAVVGTGPVLIDHVAKLRYLSAVLRETLRHSSPIPAFAREAIKDEVIGGKYAVKAGEQIICLLSKSHFDRAAYGSDVREFNPERMADDKFDRLMKDYPHAWSPFGTGMRSCIGRPFAWQETTLALAVLIQNFNFVMDDPSYRLQIQETLTIKPKKFMVRAILRDRLTPSRLETRLASAFAGEAPTPSPGVPAGHKSRHSVASTSTGHVDGESAPKLVILYGSNAGTCQFMAQRLASSAAAKGYKSSVDALDTIRGSMPKNTPVIIITSSYEGEPPHNAAHFTHWIQTLEPGAMKHVSYAVYGCGHSDWVHTFQKVPKLIDSTLETLGASRLGPLHSTDAKDRDMFSDFEAWEDDVLWPSILERFARPSDAATSSAPGLALSFSTPRASVLHQSVEEATVVAARRLVDQSGGSQEKRHIELRLPANMPYSAGDYLAVLPHNPKESVSRALRRFHFPRDAYVTISSSSPTTLPTGMSLPVAEILSSYVELGQIATKRDLAHLCEMNKESDEIPQLKRLVGEEFDTVVKAGQLSVLDVLEKFPALCVPFHEFLQMLPPMRLRHSVSSSSLFDPTKVSLTYGVVNESAVSGTGRFIGVASSYLSSLEPGEKIQISVRPAQSGFHLPENQEETPIVCIGAGTGLAPFRAFIQERATLQGSGRNLAPAILFYGCRNPLSDDLYRDEFDAWEKSGVVKIFRAYSGDKEASCGCPYVQDRIWHERGSITNMWEKGARFYVCGSGKMAEGVKGVLVKIVTEEYEKAGEPVTEEEAVGHFERIRKERYCMDVFD